AATGAGGATTCCCGAAGATGTAAGTATCATCGGATTCGACGACATTCCATCAGCCGCGAAGAACAACTTATCCACTTTACGAGTCCAGAAGTCGGAGATGGGATTGAACGCGGTGAAGAGACTGTTTGAACTACTGAACCATCAAAGCACACATCCTTATAAACAATGTGTGTACGCTACTTACGTGAAACGCGGGTCATCTCTTGTGTGACCTGTGAACCTTTCAAGGGAGGTGCCTAGTATGGTGATTCTCAGAAGGATGGTTGCGCTGATATTGGTACTCTCGGTGGTGTTCGGTCTTGCCCAAGTCAGGTTGAAGTTTTGGACAGCACCTAACCCGCTTCAGGAGGAGTTCTGGAAAGCCGTTATCACCGAATGGAACAAACAACGCCCCGACATCCAAATCGAAGTTCAAACGATCCCAGCTGCCGGAAGTTCGGAGGAAGCTATACTCACCGCGATAGCTTCCGGAAACGCCCCTGATTTTAGCGAAAACATCTTCAGTGGTTTCGCGGCCCAACTTGCCGACATAGGAGCCCTGTATCCATTTGATAACTTCGGTGCCGATTTCCAAAAACTCGTGGAGACCAGAAGGATGAAGAACATCATTGAGAAATGGAAGATCAAGGGTAAGTACTACGTCTTTCCGATCTACTCCAACCCCATGCTCTTCTGGTGGCGCGGCGATTTGCTCAGGCAACTCGGATATACCACTCCCCCCAGAACTTACGAAGAAATCTACGAGCTCAGCAAGAAATTTGCCGACGGTAAGAAAAAATTCACCATGCAAGTGATTGCAGGTAGGAACTGGTGGGACAGATGGTTCGACTTCATCACGTATTACTACGCGGCCAGCGGTGGCAACGCTTACATCGACCCGGTCCGCAGGAGAGTTAACTTTGGTGATGCTGCGGGTGAAAAGGTAGCAACCTTTA
The Fervidobacterium thailandense genome window above contains:
- a CDS encoding extracellular solute-binding protein, giving the protein MVILRRMVALILVLSVVFGLAQVRLKFWTAPNPLQEEFWKAVITEWNKQRPDIQIEVQTIPAAGSSEEAILTAIASGNAPDFSENIFSGFAAQLADIGALYPFDNFGADFQKLVETRRMKNIIEKWKIKGKYYVFPIYSNPMLFWWRGDLLRQLGYTTPPRTYEEIYELSKKFADGKKKFTMQVIAGRNWWDRWFDFITYYYAASGGNAYIDPVRRRVNFGDAAGEKVATFIYNMFQNKYTAVELGDNPFYKGVILAKVTGPWEINWALQTFPNVMPNVIITPPPVPGDYPKDRPIYTFADSKGIVIYNTCKNPKAVFEFLNWVFSNVQNDVLWIEKTKMPPAREDLATNPAFAKFMEDRFFKAYASHVPYAVPPALIDKTIDVQQAMTTYLIEPLMYLRGKPSDILKRAVSEINKLLF